The following are encoded together in the Deltaproteobacteria bacterium genome:
- a CDS encoding methylenetetrahydrofolate reductase C-terminal domain-containing protein has translation MIVGERKPLEEIKEMIKGYRRLLDVGCGGCTSVCLAGGQKEVEILNRDLKEALKTDGLSVEIDGYTIERQCNADFFTELDEMVGQYDAVLSLACGAGVQFVAERYPEKPVFPGLNTVFVGVDRNIGWFEENCRTCGECVLGETGGICPVTRCAKGLFNGPCGGTTLDGKCEVNNDVPCAWYEIYQRLKKQGRLENILKIKPARDWENQTQRSLIQEAYKKRYIKEQ, from the coding sequence ATGATTGTTGGAGAGAGAAAGCCTCTTGAAGAGATCAAGGAGATGATCAAGGGTTACAGGCGACTCCTCGATGTGGGTTGCGGCGGGTGTACATCTGTCTGCCTGGCCGGAGGGCAGAAAGAGGTCGAGATCCTCAACAGAGACCTGAAGGAGGCGTTGAAAACCGACGGCCTCTCCGTTGAAATAGACGGCTATACCATCGAAAGGCAGTGCAACGCAGACTTTTTCACAGAATTGGACGAGATGGTCGGGCAGTACGACGCCGTCCTTTCCCTTGCATGCGGTGCGGGCGTCCAGTTCGTGGCCGAGCGGTATCCGGAAAAACCCGTATTTCCCGGTCTCAACACGGTCTTTGTGGGCGTGGACCGAAACATCGGGTGGTTTGAGGAGAACTGCCGGACCTGCGGGGAGTGTGTGCTCGGTGAGACAGGCGGCATCTGTCCGGTAACCAGGTGTGCCAAGGGGCTCTTCAACGGGCCCTGCGGCGGGACGACACTTGACGGCAAGTGCGAGGTCAACAACGACGTCCCCTGCGCCTGGTACGAGATCTACCAGCGTCTCAAGAAGCAGGGGAGGCTGGAGAACATCCTCAAGATCAAACCTGCAAGGGACTGGGAGAATCAGACCCAGAGGAGCCTGATTCAGGAGGCTTACAAGAAGAGGTACATAAAAGAGCAGTAA
- a CDS encoding FprA family A-type flavoprotein gives MKPRKITDNVYWMGSLDWDRRLFDSLIPLPDGTSYNAYLVEGSEKTALVDTVDPSRAGELLGQLEGVSKVDYLVSLHAEQDHSGAIPQVLARYPDARLVCSPKAKGMLIDLLRVPEGSFVTVTDGETISLGDKTLEFIHTPWVHWPETMVAYLREDRILFSCDFFGSHIATSHLHVSDEARVYEAAKRYYAEIMMPFRSTITKNLDKIAPYDIALIAPSHGPIYPSPPFILNAYRDWVDGPPRNSVVLPYISMHGSTGQMVDFLISSLVENGVNVEKFDLAVTDIGKLAIALVDAGTIVIGTPTVLAGPHPNAVYGAFLANALRPKAKFISIIGSYGWGGRTVEILAGMIPNLKAELIEPVLVKGLPSEADFRALENLAATIAKKHKDQGLA, from the coding sequence ATGAAACCAAGGAAAATCACCGACAACGTTTACTGGATGGGTTCCCTCGACTGGGACAGACGTCTCTTCGACTCGCTCATACCCCTCCCAGACGGAACAAGCTACAATGCATATCTCGTCGAGGGTAGCGAGAAGACCGCCTTGGTCGACACGGTCGACCCCTCAAGGGCGGGTGAGCTGCTCGGGCAGCTTGAGGGCGTTTCGAAGGTCGATTACCTGGTTTCGCTCCATGCGGAACAGGACCACTCAGGCGCCATCCCCCAAGTGCTCGCCAGGTATCCTGACGCCCGGTTGGTTTGCAGCCCCAAGGCAAAAGGGATGCTCATCGACCTCCTGCGCGTACCCGAGGGATCTTTCGTTACCGTCACCGACGGTGAGACGATCTCTCTCGGGGACAAGACCCTCGAGTTCATACATACGCCCTGGGTACACTGGCCCGAGACGATGGTTGCCTACTTGAGGGAAGACAGAATCCTGTTCAGCTGCGATTTTTTCGGATCTCACATCGCCACGAGTCATCTCCACGTTTCCGACGAAGCGCGGGTCTACGAGGCAGCGAAACGTTACTATGCCGAGATAATGATGCCCTTCCGGAGCACGATCACCAAGAATCTCGACAAAATCGCTCCCTACGACATAGCTCTCATAGCGCCCAGTCACGGGCCGATCTATCCCAGCCCTCCCTTTATCCTAAACGCCTATCGTGACTGGGTCGACGGGCCTCCCCGGAACTCGGTGGTCCTGCCCTACATCTCTATGCACGGCAGTACAGGTCAGATGGTCGACTTCCTTATCTCATCGCTTGTAGAAAACGGTGTCAACGTCGAGAAGTTCGATTTGGCCGTAACAGACATAGGTAAACTCGCGATCGCTCTCGTTGACGCCGGTACCATAGTTATCGGTACTCCAACGGTTCTCGCAGGCCCTCATCCCAACGCGGTCTATGGTGCCTTCCTGGCCAACGCACTGCGCCCCAAGGCCAAGTTCATTTCCATCATCGGCTCCTACGGGTGGGGGGGTAGGACCGTGGAGATACTGGCAGGGATGATTCCTAATCTCAAGGCAGAACTGATCGAACCCGTCCTTGTCAAGGGCCTGCCGTCAGAGGCCGATTTTAGGGCTCTCGAGAATCTGGCTGCGACCATCGCGAAGAAGCACAAAGACCAGGGATTGGCATAG
- a CDS encoding 50S ribosomal protein L11 methyltransferase, which translates to MVPYDKLYIYEVDGPIDQDEAAFPPDYIGAWWEGDHSFLFFSRARDEAVQSILMARPALHLIDRFTLDYLDWQAGDEIRPFRVGKILFVPPWEEASPAPDEIPVLLDPSVVFGTGLHPTTRDCLEAIRRIYEQARPRTVIDLGTGTGILALACAKLGAQRVLAVDHNPLAVKTARRNVALNREEARIHVTRGKAEDFVRREGDLICCNLPHGVLDRLLDTGDFFHKEWSVLSGFFVSQGDGILRRLGKEGVDWEIISGHGPWRTVLGRRSAPARSGH; encoded by the coding sequence ATGGTCCCCTACGATAAGCTCTATATCTACGAGGTCGACGGCCCCATAGACCAGGACGAGGCGGCCTTCCCCCCGGATTACATCGGAGCATGGTGGGAGGGGGATCATAGCTTTCTCTTTTTCTCCCGGGCCAGAGACGAGGCTGTCCAGTCGATTCTCATGGCCCGCCCGGCCCTCCACCTGATCGATCGATTCACCCTCGACTATCTCGACTGGCAGGCAGGAGACGAGATCCGGCCCTTTCGGGTGGGCAAGATCCTCTTTGTCCCTCCCTGGGAAGAGGCGTCCCCGGCTCCGGATGAGATCCCCGTACTCCTCGACCCCTCTGTTGTCTTTGGAACCGGCCTCCACCCCACGACCCGGGATTGTCTGGAGGCCATACGGAGGATCTACGAGCAGGCACGGCCCCGCACCGTGATCGACCTCGGGACAGGCACCGGAATCCTGGCCCTGGCCTGTGCGAAGCTGGGAGCCCAGAGGGTTCTCGCCGTCGATCACAATCCCCTGGCCGTGAAAACGGCGAGGAGAAACGTGGCGCTAAACCGGGAAGAGGCAAGGATCCACGTGACGAGGGGGAAGGCCGAAGACTTCGTCCGCCGGGAGGGAGACCTGATATGCTGCAATCTCCCCCACGGGGTTCTCGACCGCCTGCTCGACACGGGGGATTTCTTCCACAAGGAATGGAGCGTTCTTTCGGGGTTTTTTGTGAGTCAAGGAGATGGAATACTCCGGAGGCTCGGAAAGGAGGGAGTAGATTGGGAGATCATTTCAGGGCACGGTCCATGGCGGACCGTTCTCGGCCGCAGAAGCGCCCCCGCAAGATCGGGGCACTGA
- a CDS encoding amidohydrolase family protein, with protein MARKIIYGKYLVVDPEKVIPSGALLVENDKVADVGTFAEITKRHTADEMIGSSEHLVTPGFVNAHGHGKGITDFQRGAIDNTLETWKFRTYPEIDRYYDTLWTAIKLIESGVTTTMHNHDLVNADEYYDEFSTTIRAYLESGLRLAFAPTLITQNVFVYGDNEAFLTSLPRPTRQLCGRILRRIGRFDLREYLKAVTDLRNAYDSQRVRIMHGPLSPQWVADEALVEVKNHAAAHAMRIHIHTLQTQLQKLYGLNRYGKSLLEHLHDLAFLGENVTCGHCVWLSERDIALLSETGTSVTHHPSCNLRVRNGIAPVFALLRKGVVVGIGMDDKELGDDKDFIEEMRVASKLHRLASHRLDSEHLLPVDCFRMGTRYGASVLGFSDITGTLEKGKQADIVLLDLKRMSEPFVYPDHSPIDLLIYRGRAADVDTVLVGGEIILKNRRLTRLDREEVIRKLRESLPKRYAEEFRENNKPFADLKRAVAGYFDPWYEDMERIEKAPYYLMNNRY; from the coding sequence ATGGCCAGGAAAATCATCTATGGCAAATACTTGGTCGTTGATCCGGAAAAGGTGATTCCTTCCGGAGCACTGCTTGTTGAAAACGACAAGGTCGCCGATGTTGGAACCTTTGCGGAAATTACCAAGAGGCATACGGCCGACGAGATGATCGGCTCTTCCGAACATCTGGTCACACCCGGTTTTGTCAATGCCCACGGCCATGGCAAGGGAATCACGGATTTTCAACGGGGGGCCATTGACAATACCCTGGAGACCTGGAAATTCCGGACATATCCGGAGATCGATCGTTACTACGATACCCTCTGGACCGCCATCAAGCTAATCGAATCCGGAGTGACAACGACCATGCACAACCACGACCTGGTCAACGCAGACGAGTACTATGATGAGTTCTCAACGACGATCAGGGCTTATCTCGAGAGCGGGCTGCGCCTCGCCTTTGCTCCCACCCTCATCACGCAGAACGTCTTTGTCTACGGCGACAATGAAGCCTTCCTAACATCCCTGCCCAGGCCGACACGGCAATTGTGTGGGCGCATTCTCCGGAGGATCGGCCGCTTCGATCTGAGGGAGTATCTCAAGGCGGTAACGGATCTGAGAAATGCCTATGATTCTCAACGGGTCCGGATTATGCACGGCCCCCTCTCGCCTCAATGGGTGGCAGACGAGGCCCTTGTGGAAGTCAAGAATCACGCGGCGGCCCACGCTATGCGGATTCATATCCATACCCTCCAGACCCAGCTTCAGAAGCTTTACGGGCTGAACAGGTACGGTAAGTCCCTTCTGGAGCATCTTCACGACCTGGCCTTCCTGGGAGAAAACGTTACATGCGGTCATTGCGTCTGGCTCTCGGAAAGGGACATAGCCCTCCTTTCCGAGACAGGGACTTCCGTAACCCATCATCCGAGCTGCAACCTGCGTGTCCGCAACGGGATCGCACCGGTCTTCGCTCTGCTGAGAAAAGGGGTTGTCGTCGGGATCGGCATGGACGATAAGGAACTCGGTGACGATAAGGATTTTATCGAGGAGATGCGAGTGGCCTCCAAACTCCATCGCCTGGCATCCCATCGCCTCGATTCAGAACATCTCCTGCCGGTGGATTGTTTCAGGATGGGCACCCGGTACGGTGCCTCCGTGCTCGGCTTTTCGGACATTACCGGTACCCTGGAGAAGGGAAAACAGGCCGACATAGTGCTTTTGGACCTGAAGAGAATGAGCGAGCCCTTTGTTTACCCCGATCATAGTCCGATCGATCTCCTGATCTACCGGGGGCGTGCCGCCGATGTCGATACGGTATTGGTCGGCGGCGAGATCATCCTCAAGAACCGCAGATTGACCAGGCTGGATCGGGAGGAGGTAATCCGCAAGCTCAGGGAATCTCTTCCGAAGCGATATGCTGAGGAGTTCAGGGAGAACAACAAGCCGTTTGCCGACCTGAAAAGAGCCGTTGCCGGCTATTTCGATCCCTGGTATGAGGATATGGAACGTATCGAGAAGGCTCCGTACTACCTGATGAACAACAGGTACTAG